The Vibrio agarivorans genome window below encodes:
- the glsB gene encoding glutaminase B — MMPTQEILDSVLDEVRPLIGNGKVADYIPALARIPATKLGIAVFTNQGELITAGDADEGFSIQSISKALSLTLAMVLYQPEEIWSRVGKEPSGQAFNSMIQLEMEQGIPRNPFINAGAIVVADLLQSRLSAPRQHLLEFVRQLSGDSHIVYDKVVAASEMLHSDRNAAIAYLMRSFGNFSNEVIPVLNNYFHACALKMSCADLAKTFSYLANKGVSVQTQKQIITPTQTKQLNALLATCGLYDGAGDFAYRVGMPGKSGVGGGIIAVVPGEMTIAVWSPELDASGNSLAGTKALELLSERIGRSIF; from the coding sequence ATGATGCCCACTCAAGAGATTCTTGACTCTGTCTTAGATGAAGTTCGCCCATTAATCGGTAATGGAAAAGTCGCTGACTATATACCCGCTTTGGCACGCATCCCAGCGACTAAGTTGGGTATTGCTGTGTTCACTAATCAAGGTGAGTTGATTACAGCAGGCGATGCAGACGAAGGCTTTTCTATTCAATCTATCTCAAAGGCGTTGAGTTTGACTCTGGCCATGGTGTTGTACCAGCCAGAAGAGATCTGGTCTCGCGTGGGTAAAGAGCCTTCCGGTCAAGCGTTTAACTCGATGATCCAGCTAGAAATGGAGCAGGGGATCCCTCGTAACCCATTTATCAATGCTGGCGCCATTGTGGTTGCTGATCTGTTGCAGTCACGCTTATCTGCGCCTCGCCAGCACCTACTCGAGTTTGTGCGTCAGCTATCGGGAGATAGCCATATTGTCTACGACAAAGTGGTTGCAGCCTCCGAAATGCTACACAGTGACCGCAATGCTGCGATTGCTTATTTGATGCGTTCATTTGGTAACTTTAGCAATGAAGTGATTCCGGTGTTGAACAACTACTTCCACGCTTGTGCGTTAAAAATGAGTTGTGCTGATCTGGCTAAAACATTCAGCTATTTGGCGAATAAAGGGGTATCAGTACAGACCCAAAAGCAGATCATTACACCAACTCAAACCAAGCAGCTTAATGCTTTGTTGGCAACTTGTGGTTTGTACGATGGGGCGGGTGATTTTGCTTACCGTGTCGGTATGCCGGGTAAATCAGGTGTCGGCGGTGGGATTATTGCCGTTGTACCGGGGGAGATGACAATTGCAGTCTGGTCTCCAGAGCTAGATGCGTCAGGCAACTCGTTAGCGGGCACGAAAGCGCTGGAGCTGTTGTCTGAGCGTATTGGGCGTTCGATTTTTTAG
- a CDS encoding TRM11 family SAM-dependent methyltransferase, translating into MSLYAILANPGHNRIYFDSALEIARSELHAMLLAEGVELFRIEDQQVGLPAAIVFSCKEALTPEQMKKIAASSIYYALFEVVDGGLLKPLTPPAYNTFPESMSQILRYTGKTNEQFTRLMVNLGASAAQTDSSTITLMDPMCGKGTTLYEGLIQGMNVVGVEINAKWVQEIQTFIVKFMKNGRFKHKAGKDKRTVEGKKVADGFVLDAAASKEAFAVGESQSMKLYSADTRKADLVVKKNSVDVMVSDLPYGVQHGSKNAKDNKLNRSPNELLAEALPAWKKVLKKNGAVVLSFNEFTLKWKDLAQLFESQGWKVMDEAPFTGYLHRVDQSINRNIIVAVKA; encoded by the coding sequence ATGTCGTTGTATGCGATTCTGGCAAATCCAGGTCACAACCGTATCTATTTCGACAGCGCGCTTGAAATTGCTCGCTCAGAGCTACACGCAATGCTGTTGGCAGAGGGTGTAGAGCTATTTCGTATTGAAGATCAGCAAGTCGGTTTGCCTGCGGCAATTGTTTTTTCTTGCAAAGAGGCGTTAACGCCTGAGCAGATGAAAAAGATCGCGGCATCATCAATCTACTATGCGCTGTTTGAAGTGGTTGATGGTGGCTTGTTAAAGCCGCTGACGCCACCTGCTTACAATACGTTCCCTGAAAGCATGAGTCAGATTTTGCGTTACACAGGCAAAACCAATGAGCAGTTTACTCGCTTGATGGTCAACCTTGGGGCTAGCGCCGCTCAAACTGATAGCAGTACAATCACTTTGATGGATCCAATGTGTGGTAAAGGCACCACCCTATATGAAGGTTTGATCCAAGGGATGAATGTTGTTGGTGTAGAGATCAATGCCAAATGGGTTCAAGAGATCCAAACCTTCATTGTGAAGTTTATGAAAAATGGCCGCTTTAAGCACAAGGCGGGTAAAGATAAACGCACGGTAGAAGGCAAAAAGGTTGCTGATGGCTTTGTGCTTGATGCGGCAGCGAGTAAAGAAGCCTTTGCAGTAGGGGAAAGTCAGTCGATGAAGCTTTATTCCGCAGATACGCGCAAAGCGGATCTAGTGGTTAAGAAGAACTCTGTAGACGTGATGGTTTCGGATCTTCCTTATGGTGTTCAGCACGGTAGTAAGAACGCCAAAGACAATAAGCTCAATCGAAGCCCGAATGAGTTGTTAGCTGAGGCTTTACCCGCTTGGAAAAAGGTGTTGAAGAAAAATGGTGCGGTAGTGCTATCTTTTAATGAGTTTACTCTTAAATGGAAAGACCTCGCGCAACTGTTTGAATCACAAGGCTGGAAGGTGATGGACGAAGCGCCATTTACCGGTTATTTACACCGAGTTGACCAGTCGATTAATCGCAATATTATTGTTGCTGTAAAAGCGTAA
- the trmB gene encoding tRNA (guanosine(46)-N7)-methyltransferase TrmB: protein MSEVTTNEYNEDGKLIRKVRSFVRREGRLTKGQENAMNECWPTMGIDYQEKLLDWKEVFGNDNPVVLEIGFGMGASLVEMAKNAPEKNFIGIEVHSPGVGACLADARDAGVTNLRVMCHDAVEVFANMIPESSLSTLQLFFPDPWHKKRHHKRRIVQLDFAEMVRTKLIPEQGIFHMATDWENYGEHMIEVMNEAPGFANTATDGDFVPRPDDRPLTKFEARGHRLGHGVWDIKFKRTA, encoded by the coding sequence ATGAGTGAAGTGACCACTAACGAATACAATGAAGATGGCAAGTTGATCCGCAAAGTACGTAGCTTTGTGCGTCGCGAAGGTCGTCTAACCAAAGGCCAAGAAAACGCAATGAATGAGTGTTGGCCAACAATGGGTATTGATTACCAAGAAAAGCTTCTCGATTGGAAAGAAGTATTTGGTAACGACAACCCTGTTGTTCTGGAAATCGGCTTTGGTATGGGTGCGTCACTGGTTGAAATGGCTAAGAATGCGCCAGAGAAAAACTTCATCGGTATCGAAGTTCATAGCCCAGGTGTTGGTGCGTGTCTTGCTGATGCGCGTGATGCAGGTGTAACTAACTTGCGCGTTATGTGTCATGACGCGGTTGAAGTGTTTGCTAACATGATTCCAGAAAGCAGCCTAAGCACGCTGCAACTGTTCTTCCCAGACCCGTGGCACAAAAAGCGTCACCACAAGCGTCGTATCGTTCAGTTAGACTTTGCTGAAATGGTACGCACCAAGCTGATCCCTGAGCAGGGTATTTTTCACATGGCAACAGACTGGGAAAACTATGGCGAGCATATGATTGAAGTTATGAATGAAGCTCCAGGCTTTGCCAACACTGCGACTGACGGTGACTTTGTTCCGCGTCCAGATGATCGTCCGTTGACTAAGTTTGAGGCACGTGGCCATCGTTTAGGCCATGGCGTGTGGGATATTAAGTTCAAGCGTACTGCATAA
- the mutY gene encoding A/G-specific adenine glycosylase: MTPFAQAILEWYELYGRKELPWQQNKTAYSVWLSEIMLQQTQVATVIPYYHRFLEKFPTVVDLAKAPQDEVLHLWTGLGYYARARNLHKAAQLVVREHNGEFPLDIEQLNSLPGIGRSTAAAILSSVYQQPHAILDGNVKRTLARAFAIEGWPGKKSVENQLWQYAERHTPAHNVDKYNQAMMDMGAMVCTRSKPKCSLCPVTDLCQAKAQGNPQDYPGKKPKKDKPIKETWFVMVYHQGEVWLEQRPQTGIWGGLFCFPQSEQPETSSVAERLGITDNDISTQSTLVAFRHTFSHYHLDITPVLIELKQQPNVIMEANQGLWYNLSQPKEIGLAAPVKLLLESLPFELKHKESL; this comes from the coding sequence GTGACTCCTTTTGCCCAAGCCATTTTAGAGTGGTATGAACTTTATGGCCGTAAAGAGCTGCCTTGGCAGCAAAACAAAACGGCTTATAGCGTTTGGCTGTCTGAAATCATGCTACAACAGACCCAAGTAGCCACTGTCATACCCTATTACCATCGATTCCTTGAAAAGTTTCCAACCGTGGTTGACCTTGCCAAAGCCCCACAAGATGAGGTGCTTCACCTATGGACTGGGCTGGGTTATTACGCACGTGCAAGAAACCTCCACAAAGCCGCACAGCTTGTTGTCAGGGAACATAATGGCGAATTTCCACTCGATATAGAGCAACTTAATTCCCTACCGGGTATAGGCCGCTCCACTGCCGCCGCTATATTGTCATCGGTTTATCAACAACCGCATGCCATCTTAGATGGCAACGTGAAGCGCACACTTGCTCGCGCATTTGCAATAGAGGGGTGGCCCGGAAAGAAAAGTGTCGAGAATCAACTGTGGCAATATGCCGAACGGCACACTCCAGCACACAATGTCGATAAATATAACCAAGCAATGATGGATATGGGGGCGATGGTTTGCACTCGCTCAAAACCTAAATGCAGCTTGTGTCCTGTTACAGACCTATGCCAAGCAAAAGCGCAAGGGAACCCACAGGACTACCCCGGAAAAAAACCAAAAAAAGACAAGCCGATTAAAGAAACATGGTTTGTTATGGTTTATCACCAAGGTGAAGTTTGGCTTGAGCAGCGCCCCCAAACAGGCATTTGGGGTGGGTTGTTTTGTTTCCCGCAATCTGAGCAACCAGAGACTTCAAGCGTGGCGGAGCGTCTTGGCATCACAGATAACGACATTTCAACACAGAGCACTCTGGTCGCTTTTCGTCATACGTTCAGCCATTACCACTTAGATATCACTCCTGTGCTCATCGAGTTGAAGCAACAACCCAATGTGATCATGGAAGCTAACCAAGGTCTCTGGTATAACTTATCTCAACCAAAAGAAATCGGATTAGCCGCTCCAGTAAAGCTGTTATTGGAAAGCCTACCGTTTGAATTAAAACACAAGGAGTCACTATGA
- a CDS encoding oxidative damage protection protein, with translation MSRTVLCARLKQELEGMDFQLYPGELGKRIFDNISKQAWGEWQNKQTMLINEKKLNMMDPEHRKLLETEMVNFLFEGKDVHIEGYTPPSE, from the coding sequence ATGAGCCGCACCGTTTTATGTGCTCGACTAAAACAAGAGTTAGAAGGGATGGATTTCCAACTGTATCCAGGAGAGCTTGGAAAACGTATCTTCGACAACATTTCAAAGCAGGCTTGGGGTGAGTGGCAAAATAAGCAAACCATGCTTATTAACGAAAAGAAACTCAATATGATGGACCCAGAGCATCGTAAACTGCTGGAAACCGAAATGGTTAACTTCTTGTTTGAAGGCAAAGATGTTCACATCGAGGGCTACACCCCACCTTCTGAATAA
- the mltC gene encoding membrane-bound lytic murein transglycosylase MltC: protein MKKIAIFLLAALSVGCSREFVESLYDVNYEPTNRFANNLAELPGQFEKDTRALDALISSFSGNIEKRWGSNEIKVAGKSNYVKYIDNYLSRAEVNFDRGTIIIETVSPTDPEAHLKNAIVTTLLTPDDPANVDLFSSRDIRLEGQPFLYQQVVDQDGKSIQWSWRANRFADYLVANKMKTKSVDYKKAHYVEIPMVENQVEIRSYKYADIVRQASKKYDIPEDLIYAIIKTESSFNPYAVSWANAYGLMQVVPKTAGRDVFKLVKNKPGEPSPEYLFDPVKNIDTGTAYFYILKNRYLKSVNHPLSLEYSMISAYNGGTGGVLNTFDKNSRSNAMTRLNSLQPNQVYWALTNKHNNAEARRYLEKVTNFKKEFNAGKNI from the coding sequence ATGAAAAAAATCGCCATTTTTTTGCTCGCAGCGCTCTCTGTTGGTTGCAGTCGTGAGTTTGTCGAGAGCTTATATGATGTCAATTATGAGCCGACTAACCGCTTTGCTAACAATCTAGCTGAGTTGCCTGGGCAGTTCGAGAAGGATACTCGCGCACTGGACGCCCTAATCAGTAGCTTTTCCGGCAATATTGAAAAGCGCTGGGGCAGTAATGAAATTAAGGTTGCAGGCAAAAGTAACTACGTCAAATATATCGATAACTACTTGAGTCGCGCCGAAGTTAACTTTGATCGTGGCACGATAATCATTGAGACAGTATCTCCAACAGATCCGGAAGCACATCTGAAAAATGCCATTGTCACGACGCTTTTGACCCCGGACGATCCAGCCAATGTCGACCTTTTCTCATCACGTGACATTCGACTCGAAGGACAACCATTCCTATACCAGCAGGTTGTTGACCAAGATGGAAAATCCATTCAATGGTCTTGGCGAGCCAACCGTTTTGCCGACTACCTTGTCGCCAACAAAATGAAGACCAAGAGTGTTGATTACAAGAAAGCCCACTATGTAGAAATTCCGATGGTGGAGAACCAGGTAGAGATCCGCAGCTACAAATACGCCGACATCGTGCGTCAAGCATCGAAAAAATACGATATCCCTGAAGATCTAATCTACGCCATCATCAAGACAGAAAGTAGCTTTAACCCTTATGCAGTAAGCTGGGCAAATGCCTATGGCTTGATGCAAGTTGTGCCAAAAACCGCAGGCCGTGATGTATTTAAGCTAGTAAAGAATAAGCCGGGTGAGCCGTCACCTGAATACCTATTCGACCCTGTGAAGAACATTGATACCGGTACCGCTTACTTTTATATCTTGAAAAATCGTTACCTAAAGTCGGTCAATCATCCACTCTCTCTTGAGTACAGCATGATCTCGGCTTACAACGGTGGCACGGGTGGCGTGCTCAATACATTTGACAAAAATAGCCGCTCAAACGCGATGACTCGCTTAAATTCGTTACAGCCGAACCAAGTTTATTGGGCGCTAACCAATAAACACAACAATGCAGAAGCGCGTCGTTACCTAGAAAAAGTGACAAATTTCAAAAAGGAATTTAACGCGGGTAAAAACATTTAG
- a CDS encoding methyl-accepting chemotaxis protein — translation MKLKTQTYLLSGAILFALIAVTLTGLFTLRMASNQDNATRVTELFRSTYSTLVEIEKMARRGDMSEQEAKQFATQILRSNVYNDSEYVYIADEDMQFIAAPLDPELHGTSFHDFKDGNGRSVADILLRAIHSTSSGIAEYEWTQRQPDGSVEVKHSIAQRTPDWGWVVGTGIGFDEVNARFWETARWTLSLSLVIAAIISAIFVLAIRRTLNLLGGEPDDVRQAVQAVAKGDIQASFDEIAPKGSIYESVQHMSVSLAGLVSNLETSMHALRDELGNVENRSASLAQLTDTQQQSTAMIATAMTEMASSANNVADSASETAHNTDEADKQSRATQALIHNTVDNIEGLASQLGAASQAVAELDNNVNDIVKVLDVIGDIAEQTNLLALNAAIEAARAGEQGRGFAVVADEVRNLAGRTQDSTKEIQLMINNLQEGSRNAIGTMDICAETSQSTVTVSQNASEALQQVVSALENITGMSHQIATAAAEQTQVSDDISQRINMIEDSGNELNSVVSNTYNSTQTLAALANELENWVAKFNVQK, via the coding sequence ATGAAACTAAAAACTCAAACTTATCTCCTTTCGGGAGCTATTTTATTTGCACTCATCGCGGTTACTTTAACCGGACTTTTCACTTTGCGTATGGCTAGCAATCAAGACAATGCCACTCGCGTAACAGAACTCTTTCGCAGCACTTACTCAACGCTGGTCGAAATAGAAAAGATGGCACGTCGTGGTGACATGAGCGAACAAGAAGCCAAGCAGTTCGCGACACAAATACTTCGCTCTAATGTCTACAATGACAGTGAGTATGTGTATATCGCAGATGAAGACATGCAGTTTATCGCCGCGCCTTTAGACCCTGAGTTGCATGGCACGAGTTTTCATGACTTCAAGGACGGTAACGGGCGCAGTGTTGCGGATATCCTGTTGCGTGCCATTCATTCAACATCCAGTGGTATTGCTGAATACGAATGGACACAGCGACAACCTGACGGCTCTGTAGAAGTGAAGCACTCTATCGCTCAACGAACGCCAGATTGGGGATGGGTAGTCGGCACTGGCATCGGGTTTGATGAGGTTAATGCTCGCTTTTGGGAAACCGCGCGCTGGACACTCTCACTTTCTCTTGTGATTGCCGCAATTATCTCTGCGATTTTTGTTCTCGCGATTCGTCGCACACTGAACCTACTCGGTGGTGAGCCGGATGATGTGCGTCAAGCCGTGCAGGCAGTAGCCAAAGGTGACATTCAGGCCTCATTTGATGAAATAGCGCCCAAGGGAAGTATCTATGAATCCGTTCAACATATGAGTGTTTCACTTGCTGGGCTTGTCTCCAACTTAGAAACATCAATGCATGCCCTACGCGATGAGTTAGGAAATGTTGAGAACCGCTCTGCAAGCCTCGCACAGCTAACGGATACTCAACAGCAATCTACGGCAATGATCGCCACAGCCATGACTGAGATGGCCTCATCGGCGAACAACGTAGCGGATTCCGCAAGTGAAACGGCCCACAATACTGACGAAGCAGACAAGCAGAGTCGAGCAACTCAAGCACTCATTCATAATACCGTCGATAATATTGAAGGCCTTGCCTCTCAGCTCGGCGCAGCCAGTCAAGCGGTTGCAGAGCTTGATAACAACGTTAACGATATCGTGAAGGTTCTTGATGTTATCGGTGATATTGCTGAACAAACTAATTTATTGGCCCTTAACGCGGCTATTGAAGCTGCCCGAGCGGGTGAGCAAGGTCGAGGCTTTGCTGTGGTTGCAGACGAGGTACGTAACCTAGCAGGGCGCACTCAAGATAGCACCAAAGAGATCCAACTGATGATCAACAACCTTCAAGAGGGCTCGCGCAATGCGATCGGTACGATGGATATCTGTGCTGAAACGAGCCAAAGCACTGTCACCGTCTCACAGAATGCATCTGAAGCTCTACAACAAGTCGTTAGCGCTTTAGAAAATATCACCGGTATGAGCCACCAGATTGCAACCGCAGCCGCAGAGCAGACCCAAGTGAGCGATGATATTTCACAGCGAATCAATATGATTGAAGACAGTGGCAATGAGCTCAACAGCGTAGTTTCAAATACTTATAACAGCACACAAACGCTAGCGGCTCTCGCTAACGAGCTAGAAAACTGGGTAGCAAAATTCAACGTACAAAAATAG
- a CDS encoding 1-acylglycerol-3-phosphate O-acyltransferase: MVALFRIFAVAVFAVVMFIFGCGYCLLSPRNPKNVFKVGRLFHKMAPFFGFKLELRIPEDAYSRGQHIYVANHQNNWDMFTVSSAVTPKVVTVGKKSIAWMPLLGPLYWLSGNILIDRANRSKAVGTIDQVINKMKGSDVSVWMFPEGTRSRGRGLLPFKTGAFHAAIGAELPIIPIVCSSTDGIKLNRWNNGHVIVEMLPPISSEGYEKGDVRQLAEICRTEMKNKLEALNEEVAQRNKAEGIEAKA; encoded by the coding sequence ATGGTCGCACTATTTCGTATTTTCGCTGTTGCAGTGTTTGCAGTGGTCATGTTTATTTTTGGGTGTGGTTACTGTTTGTTGAGCCCACGTAATCCCAAAAATGTATTTAAAGTTGGTCGTTTGTTTCACAAAATGGCCCCGTTTTTCGGCTTCAAGTTGGAGCTACGTATCCCTGAAGATGCCTACTCACGCGGTCAGCACATCTATGTTGCTAACCACCAGAACAACTGGGATATGTTTACTGTATCTTCAGCGGTAACGCCGAAAGTTGTCACGGTGGGTAAGAAGAGTATTGCCTGGATGCCATTGCTTGGTCCGCTATACTGGCTGAGCGGCAACATTCTTATTGACCGCGCTAACCGCTCTAAAGCGGTAGGCACGATTGATCAGGTCATCAATAAGATGAAAGGCAGCGATGTATCGGTTTGGATGTTCCCAGAGGGTACTCGCTCTCGCGGTCGCGGCTTATTGCCTTTCAAGACAGGGGCCTTTCATGCTGCGATTGGTGCAGAGTTACCGATCATTCCAATAGTGTGTAGCTCAACGGATGGCATCAAGCTTAACCGTTGGAATAATGGTCATGTTATTGTTGAAATGTTGCCTCCAATCAGCTCAGAGGGCTACGAGAAGGGCGATGTTCGTCAGTTGGCTGAAATATGCCGCACTGAGATGAAAAATAAGCTAGAAGCGCTAAATGAAGAAGTTGCGCAGCGCAACAAAGCAGAAGGCATTGAAGCGAAAGCTTAA
- the murA gene encoding UDP-N-acetylglucosamine 1-carboxyvinyltransferase, producing the protein MEKFRVIGSDKPLSGEVTISGAKNAALPILFASILAEEPVEVANVPKLRDIDTTMELLSRLGAKVKRNGSVHVDASGINEYCAPYDLVKTMRASIWALGPLVARFGHGQVSLPGGCAIGARPVDLHIFGLEQLGAKIVLEDGYVKASVDGRLKGAHVVMDKVSVGATITVMCAATLAEGTTVLDNAAREPEIVDTAEFLNALGAKVTGAGTDTITIEGVERLGGGKHSVVPDRIETGTFLVAAAVSGGKVVCRNTHAHLLEAVLAKLEEAGANVETGSDWISVDMTGRELKAVSIRTAPHPGFPTDMQAQFTLLNMMAKGGGIITENIFENRFMHVPELMRMGAKAEIEGNTVVCGDVESLSGAQVMATDLRASASLVIAGCIAQGETFVDRIYHIDRGYEKIEDKLSALGANITRVAQSGNQGDNA; encoded by the coding sequence ATGGAAAAGTTTCGAGTTATTGGGTCTGATAAACCACTAAGTGGTGAAGTGACCATTTCTGGCGCAAAGAATGCTGCGCTGCCTATTTTATTTGCTTCCATTCTTGCGGAAGAGCCTGTTGAAGTCGCTAATGTGCCTAAGCTACGTGACATCGACACTACGATGGAACTGCTTTCGCGTTTAGGTGCGAAAGTGAAGCGTAATGGTTCAGTTCATGTTGATGCGAGTGGCATCAATGAATACTGTGCGCCGTACGACTTAGTAAAAACGATGCGTGCGTCTATCTGGGCACTTGGTCCACTAGTGGCTCGTTTTGGTCATGGTCAGGTTTCACTACCGGGCGGCTGTGCTATCGGTGCGCGTCCGGTTGACCTGCACATCTTTGGCCTTGAGCAGCTAGGCGCAAAAATCGTTTTAGAAGACGGCTATGTGAAGGCCAGTGTTGATGGTCGCCTAAAAGGCGCGCATGTTGTGATGGATAAAGTGAGTGTAGGCGCGACGATTACCGTTATGTGTGCAGCAACACTCGCTGAGGGTACAACGGTATTAGACAATGCGGCTCGTGAGCCTGAGATTGTTGATACAGCTGAGTTCCTTAACGCTTTGGGCGCGAAGGTAACCGGTGCGGGTACAGACACCATCACTATCGAAGGTGTTGAGCGCCTTGGTGGCGGTAAACACTCTGTTGTTCCTGATCGTATTGAAACAGGTACTTTCCTTGTGGCCGCTGCCGTGTCGGGTGGCAAAGTGGTATGTCGCAACACACACGCTCATCTTCTAGAGGCGGTTTTGGCTAAGTTGGAAGAGGCTGGTGCTAACGTTGAGACGGGCTCTGACTGGATTAGTGTTGATATGACGGGGCGTGAACTAAAAGCAGTTAGTATTCGCACTGCACCACACCCAGGCTTCCCAACGGATATGCAAGCTCAGTTCACTTTGTTGAACATGATGGCAAAAGGTGGTGGCATCATCACTGAAAACATTTTTGAGAATCGCTTTATGCATGTACCTGAGCTGATGCGTATGGGCGCAAAAGCGGAGATTGAAGGCAACACAGTTGTTTGTGGCGATGTTGAGAGCCTGAGTGGCGCTCAAGTGATGGCGACCGATCTGCGCGCGTCTGCTAGCTTGGTGATTGCAGGTTGTATCGCACAAGGTGAGACCTTCGTTGATCGTATCTACCATATCGACCGTGGCTATGAAAAAATTGAAGATAAGCTATCTGCACTAGGTGCTAATATCACCCGTGTCGCCCAGAGTGGCAACCAAGGCGATAACGCTTAA
- the ibaG gene encoding BolA family iron metabolism protein IbaG, translated as MDSAKVQQLLTDALQLEEVHVKGEGSHYEVIAVDTCFDGMSRVKKQQLIYGPLMEYIQRNDIHAVSIKAFTPAEWARDKKLMSL; from the coding sequence GTGGATAGTGCAAAAGTACAGCAGCTGTTAACAGACGCGTTGCAATTAGAGGAAGTGCATGTAAAAGGCGAGGGGAGCCATTACGAAGTTATCGCTGTTGATACTTGCTTTGATGGCATGAGCCGTGTCAAAAAGCAGCAACTGATCTACGGACCTCTTATGGAATATATCCAACGCAATGACATTCATGCTGTTTCTATCAAGGCTTTCACTCCTGCAGAGTGGGCGCGTGATAAGAAGTTGATGTCACTATAA
- a CDS encoding STAS domain-containing protein, translated as MGIVSLEGDVIRFEGKLDRHTVPSLWQSLEVWKPSQNTCSIDLSGVKRVDSAGMVMLIHLIEHAKTENCHIMLSFVPKELGTLFRLSNVDKLLAKHIQN; from the coding sequence GTGGGAATCGTATCACTTGAAGGTGATGTCATTCGCTTTGAGGGCAAGCTAGATAGACACACTGTCCCTAGTCTTTGGCAGTCGTTAGAGGTGTGGAAACCGTCTCAAAATACCTGTTCCATTGACCTAAGTGGGGTAAAGCGAGTGGATTCGGCCGGGATGGTGATGTTAATCCACTTAATTGAGCATGCAAAAACGGAAAATTGCCATATAATGCTCTCTTTTGTGCCTAAAGAATTGGGTACACTCTTTCGCTTGAGCAATGTAGACAAACTGCTCGCGAAACATATACAGAATTAG
- a CDS encoding ABC transporter substrate-binding protein, whose translation MRVLLAAVLVCMSSFGVWAQEVDRKDPYQMIVIVADQSFERLRQDQAQIENDPNHLKVIVEEELLPYVNYRYSALKLLGSEVKKNSREDVLAFIEAFKDYMVASYAQVLTQYSQQKVQFGAPPTLTDSERITGVKVTILDAPNPNIQLEFKLRKEKNGDWAAFDIIAEGVSLLSSKQSEWLGEVRRQGLPAVTEELARQAKLPIKKVEK comes from the coding sequence ATGAGAGTATTACTAGCGGCGGTTTTAGTTTGCATGTCGAGCTTTGGGGTTTGGGCCCAAGAGGTTGACCGTAAAGACCCATATCAAATGATTGTGATTGTAGCTGATCAATCGTTTGAGCGTCTACGTCAAGATCAGGCTCAAATTGAAAATGATCCGAACCATTTAAAAGTCATTGTGGAAGAGGAGTTGTTGCCCTATGTAAATTATCGCTACAGCGCTTTGAAGCTCCTTGGTTCAGAGGTGAAAAAGAACTCTAGAGAGGATGTATTGGCGTTTATTGAAGCGTTCAAAGATTACATGGTGGCGTCTTACGCTCAGGTTCTTACCCAATATAGCCAACAAAAGGTTCAATTTGGTGCGCCGCCAACGCTTACAGACTCAGAGAGAATTACTGGGGTAAAAGTGACGATATTAGATGCGCCTAACCCAAATATTCAGCTTGAATTTAAGCTGCGCAAAGAGAAAAACGGAGATTGGGCAGCTTTCGATATTATCGCAGAAGGGGTTAGCCTGCTGTCGAGCAAGCAGTCAGAATGGTTAGGTGAAGTTCGCCGCCAAGGATTGCCTGCAGTCACTGAGGAGCTAGCAAGACAGGCGAAACTCCCTATCAAGAAAGTGGAGAAGTGA
- the mlaD gene encoding outer membrane lipid asymmetry maintenance protein MlaD, producing the protein MRNTRKTEFAVGCFVIAAVVAILVLIFQIADVKSIGRSDTYALKAKFDNIGSLKVRAPVKVGGVVIGRITSIELDPSNLTPLVTMAIDSRYDQFPDTSSVKVLTSGLIGEQYLSLVPGFVFDDEEMLGDGDLIEDTKSALVLEDLIGQMIYRVGGDES; encoded by the coding sequence ATGAGAAATACAAGAAAAACAGAGTTTGCAGTGGGATGCTTTGTTATCGCCGCCGTTGTAGCAATATTGGTGTTAATTTTTCAAATTGCTGACGTAAAGAGTATCGGAAGGTCTGATACTTACGCCCTAAAGGCAAAGTTTGACAATATTGGTAGCTTAAAGGTCAGGGCGCCGGTCAAAGTGGGCGGAGTGGTGATAGGACGCATTACTTCAATAGAGCTTGACCCTAGCAATCTTACACCATTGGTCACAATGGCGATTGATAGTCGATATGACCAGTTTCCTGATACCTCAAGTGTCAAGGTGCTGACATCAGGGTTGATTGGTGAGCAGTATTTGAGTTTAGTGCCTGGTTTTGTGTTTGATGATGAAGAGATGCTGGGGGATGGCGATCTTATCGAAGATACAAAATCAGCCTTGGTGCTTGAAGACTTGATCGGGCAGATGATCTATCGGGTCGGTGGCGACGAGTCATAG